In Aquiflexum balticum DSM 16537, a single genomic region encodes these proteins:
- a CDS encoding RNA polymerase sigma factor produces the protein MLFRKTFTTESDIIKGCLKGERKAQQQLYEAYSKKFLAICMRYVKDRDHAEDVMIEGFMKIFEKLPQYEAKGSFEGWMKRIIVTQSLLTLRNNKNLNMEINTENHLETAESAYELNHLEAADLMELIKELPVGYRTVFNLYAIEGYSHSEIGDLLGITESTSKSQLNRARNVLKEKIADQQIKERRING, from the coding sequence ATGTTATTCAGAAAAACTTTTACCACAGAGTCGGACATCATTAAAGGTTGCCTAAAGGGTGAGCGAAAAGCCCAGCAGCAATTGTATGAGGCCTACTCAAAAAAGTTTCTGGCCATCTGCATGAGGTATGTTAAAGATCGGGATCATGCTGAGGATGTAATGATAGAGGGCTTTATGAAGATCTTTGAAAAACTTCCCCAATATGAAGCAAAAGGCAGTTTTGAAGGCTGGATGAAAAGGATTATTGTAACCCAATCTCTGCTTACACTCCGAAACAATAAAAACCTCAATATGGAAATCAATACCGAGAACCATTTGGAAACAGCCGAATCTGCCTATGAACTCAATCACCTTGAAGCAGCGGATTTGATGGAACTCATCAAAGAACTTCCTGTGGGCTATAGGACAGTATTTAACCTCTATGCGATAGAGGGATACAGCCACTCGGAAATCGGGGATTTATTGGGTATCACGGAATCAACTTCCAAGTCCCAATTGAACAGAGCACGAAATGTCCTGAAAGAAAAAATAGCCGATCAACAAATCAAAGAAAGGAGAATCAATGGCTAA